In the genome of Ureibacillus sp. FSL W7-1570, the window CCTATTCCCAGCTGCAGTTACGAAAAGGTAGCATTTCTAAAGTGTTGAGTGGAAAGGATCATCTCTTCCTTTTATTATAGCTTACCATTTAATTGACAAAGAGGATGTATTCATTTTGGAATATTTCTTACGAATCGGCAAATTTTAATAGGATTGTCAAAAAGTTTCTTCATTGCCATGGGATTTGGGTTATAGGAGTTTTGGCTGTCCAATTGAAGTCGAAACAATCATTGGGCATAATCCTTTTTTTCTGTTCACTTGGGCTAAAATTCTGAAACATTTCCTTTTTATATTTCGTATAATAATTGCAAATTCTTATTTTATAACAAAGTTGGGAAATTTTTATAGTTTACATCATTTTTTAAAGACTGGTGGAAAAGGAAGTGGTCTGATGTTTTTTGATTCGGTGCAATTTGATTCGATGTTTTATAATTTGATGTTTTCCCTTTTTCCTTTCATCTTTTTAGTTGTTTTTGCCATTATCATTTTCAGCATATTCTCAAATATTAAACAGGGCATAAAAAATAATCAATCTCCCCTGTTGACTGTCCCGGCAAAAGTGATTACAAAAAGAATCCAGGTACGGGGTGACCATTCCCATACCACCTATTACGTCACCTTCGAAGTGCAAAGCGGAGACCGGATGGAATTAAAAGTGAATGGCCAAGAGTATGGAATGCTGGTGGAAAATGATGTGGGGTTACTATCATTTCAAGGAACGCGATATGTTTCTTTCGAACGGCAAAAATCATAAAAGATTTCTACATATTAAGAACACCTCAATGCAATCAAGCCAAGAGGTGTTTTTTAATGGCGAACAGGGAATGGAAAAATATAAGCGGCAACTATGGCGGAAAACGAGAGGGCAGAAAAAATGGCCAAGGGAGTTTGACCAAGGTCTGGCAAACGAACCTTTGACGCCGGAAGAAAAATATAATAATGAAAGGTGGCAGTGGGCTCGGCAAAAAGCCTATTTAACTTTCAATCGCTTTTTGAATATGTTTAAGCAGTCTTTTTGACTTTACTAATTGGTAAGCCCACTCTATATCTATGGATAAGTTTCGGTCTTTGTCCAAAAATGGAATTTGCTCACGAATCATTTCATATACCGCACCCGTTCCGACACCCAATTTTGCACCTTTCCTTAAATCAACGGCTTGAGCAGCATGAATCGCCTCAATCCCAACGATGTAATAAAGGTTGTCGAGCATTTTTCTTAACTTTTGAATGACTAAAGCCGAATTTGTGGCGTGATCTTCAATGTCGCCTGCCAATGGGAAATAATCCGAAACAACCGGATTTGATAAATGCCGGATTTCCGCATCCAACGCTGAAAAGGTTTTCTGAATCGTACTGAAAGCAATCACCTGCTCTTCATCTGGTGATAAAAATCTTGTTAAATTTGTAAACGCAGGGTTTGCCAACTTAATGGTTCTAAAACAGCTGTTTCTTGATACATGGGTTAATGCGAGTCCAACCATTTCCAAAGCGAATACAAGTGTGATGACCTCAAAATTTGCAGTATGTACAATACGTTCTTCTTCCACTATTAAACAAGGATTATCATCCGATGAATTTAACTGAATGGTCAATAATCCTTTCACATATTCCAAACTGTCCAATGCAGCACCATGCACGGTAAATCCGCCACGAAAACTGAGTGGATCTTGAATGGAAGTTTTTTCTTTCCGATTCCATAAATAACTGTTCCGCAAAAACTTTCGGACCCGATCGGCACTTTTCATTTGACCATTAAAAGGACGGAATTTTAATACGGATTCATCAAGGGGATCCAAATTTCCATCTAATCCTTCCAACGATAAACTATAAATGGCGTCTGCCATTTCAATGAAATCATCTAAATCTTGCAAAAGAATCGCTGCCATCCCGGCCGAATATGCATTGGAGCTGACAATGGCCAAGCCATCTTTGGGTCCGAGAATCATTGGAGACAGTTTCTCTTCCTTAAACGCCTCCATCACAGGGACCCGATTCCCTTTATAATATACTTCACCTTCCCCAATCATTGCCAAGCCGATATGGGATAGGATTCCGATATCCGCTAACCCAACGGTTCCACGGCTGGGAATGACCGGGGTGATTCCGCAATTCAGAAAGGTTTCATACATTTGCGCTATTTCCGGCTGTATGCCCGTACAGCCAACAAGTAATGTATTTAATCGGGCAAGCATGGCTGCCCGTACATCTTCAATGGTTGTTTCCGGTCCAACTCCGATCGAATGGGACAACAATAAATTCCGGTTATATTGGGAAAATCTTTCTTTTTCCACCAATCGGTCTTTATTCAAACCGACCCCACGGTTCAATCCATAAACCGGCGCATCATTATCGATCCATTGTTGAACCATTTTCCTGCCCTTTTTTAATTTTTCCAACGCTTCATCGCTGATGGCCACTTTCCTTTCATTCCGGGCAACTTGGACAATCTCTTCAATTGTCAATGATTTTCCATCCAGCACTAATGTTTTGTACATCTTGTCAATCTCCTATCAATGCCAAGGTTATGATTCCCCACGCGCTTTTAAAGCCGCTTTATTTTCAATTTTCAATAACAAATAGTTCATTGCTAATGCAAGTGCAGCCACTAAGACGGTCCCTATAATAATTTTATGTGATGCATTTTGGTAAAGCCCTTCAAACAACAGTACACCTAAACCGCCAGCATTGATCCAGGCAGCGATTGTCGCAATCGCAATAGTGGAAATTGTGGCAATTCGGATTCCAGCGATAATCACCGGGAGGGCTAACGGAAGCTGGATTTTCCAAAAAAGTTGCATCGAATTAAGCCCCATTCCTTTACCTGCTTCAACAATCGATGGATTGATGGACTGAAACCCGACCATCACATTTCGTACCAAAATGATTTGGTTATATGCGACCAAGGCGATGATGGCCGGCTTCATTCCAAGCCCTGCAATTGGAATTAACAAGGCAAACAGTGCCATGCTCGGTATTGCATAAATTATTCCTAAAACAGATAAAATCGGTACGGATAGCCATTTGAATTTTGTTAGAAAAAATCCGACCGGCAAAGCGATGGCTAAAGCGATGCCTAACGAAATGACCATGATTGTGAAATGATCTAAAAATAGTGAAAAAATATGATCGTAATATTTAGTAATATACTCTATTATCATGACGGAACCACCACTTGCTTTATAGATTTATTTAACTTTAATTGTTCAAAAGTAATCGCACCAACCGGCTGATGATTTTCATTCTCCACAATGATACCGTCAATATCGGAATTTAAAAATAACGTCAAGATTCCCTTCAAATCATCATGGCGCTTAACAACTTTGGGATTATTTAATTTCACTTTGTCCAGTGGAACCATGACATTTTCCGCTTGAAGCATGCTGAATAATTGAATAATATCTTCCGACTGAACCAAACGGCTGACAAATTCATTTGCAGGATTCAATAAAATATTTAAAGGTGTATCATACTGTTGAACACGCCCTTGATCCATTACAATGATTTTATCTCCAAGCTTTAAGGCTTCATTAATATCATGGGTAACGAAAAGAACGGTTTTCTTTAATTTTTTTTGGATTGAAATTAATTCATCTTGAAGCTTTGAACGAGTAATGGCATCAATGGCGCCGAACGGTTCATCCATTAATAAGATTTCCGGGTCACTAGCCATTGCCCGTGCGATTCCCACCCGTTGTTGCTGGCCACCTGATAATTGCCGGGGATATCTTTTTCGGTACTCATTTGGCGGCAAGTGAACCAGTTCAAGAAGAAAATCAATCCGCTCACTGATTTTCTTAGGATCCCATTTTAAAATTTTTGGTACCGTCGCAATATTTTCTTCAATGGTCATATGCGGAAACAATCCGATCTGTTGAATGACATAACCGATTTTTCTTCTTAATTCTGTAACTGACACTTTTGATGTGTTTTCGCCTTGCACAAAAATATTCCCCGTTGAAGGTTCATGAATTCGATTTACCATTTTCAAAAGTGTTGTTTTCCCGGATCCGGAAGTTCCTAAAATCGTTACAAAAGTTCCTTCTTCTATCTTTAGATCTGTTTCATAAACAGCAGGTCTTTTTGCATTTGGAAAGGTTTTGCTGACTTGTTGAAATTCGATAATTGAACCAGACATATACGGAACAACTCCTTTAATAAAAAATAGGCTGTGTTTATCAAATAGCTGTCGGTGTATATTCACTCTATGTATTTTCCTGCTAGGACCAGACACTATGTATGAACACAGCCCAAATGATATTTTTTGAGGGGCGATTTACGATATTTCCTTACTTTTTAATGATTCCTTGTTCAACCAGAAAATCTTTGGCCACTTCAGCGTATTCCCGTTTGTCGATATCAACCTCTGCATTTAA includes:
- a CDS encoding aromatic amino acid ammonia-lyase produces the protein MYKTLVLDGKSLTIEEIVQVARNERKVAISDEALEKLKKGRKMVQQWIDNDAPVYGLNRGVGLNKDRLVEKERFSQYNRNLLLSHSIGVGPETTIEDVRAAMLARLNTLLVGCTGIQPEIAQMYETFLNCGITPVIPSRGTVGLADIGILSHIGLAMIGEGEVYYKGNRVPVMEAFKEEKLSPMILGPKDGLAIVSSNAYSAGMAAILLQDLDDFIEMADAIYSLSLEGLDGNLDPLDESVLKFRPFNGQMKSADRVRKFLRNSYLWNRKEKTSIQDPLSFRGGFTVHGAALDSLEYVKGLLTIQLNSSDDNPCLIVEEERIVHTANFEVITLVFALEMVGLALTHVSRNSCFRTIKLANPAFTNLTRFLSPDEEQVIAFSTIQKTFSALDAEIRHLSNPVVSDYFPLAGDIEDHATNSALVIQKLRKMLDNLYYIVGIEAIHAAQAVDLRKGAKLGVGTGAVYEMIREQIPFLDKDRNLSIDIEWAYQLVKSKRLLKHIQKAIES
- a CDS encoding ABC transporter ATP-binding protein gives rise to the protein MSGSIIEFQQVSKTFPNAKRPAVYETDLKIEEGTFVTILGTSGSGKTTLLKMVNRIHEPSTGNIFVQGENTSKVSVTELRRKIGYVIQQIGLFPHMTIEENIATVPKILKWDPKKISERIDFLLELVHLPPNEYRKRYPRQLSGGQQQRVGIARAMASDPEILLMDEPFGAIDAITRSKLQDELISIQKKLKKTVLFVTHDINEALKLGDKIIVMDQGRVQQYDTPLNILLNPANEFVSRLVQSEDIIQLFSMLQAENVMVPLDKVKLNNPKVVKRHDDLKGILTLFLNSDIDGIIVENENHQPVGAITFEQLKLNKSIKQVVVPS
- a CDS encoding DUF2500 domain-containing protein; this encodes MFFDSVQFDSMFYNLMFSLFPFIFLVVFAIIIFSIFSNIKQGIKNNQSPLLTVPAKVITKRIQVRGDHSHTTYYVTFEVQSGDRMELKVNGQEYGMLVENDVGLLSFQGTRYVSFERQKS
- a CDS encoding ABC transporter permease, giving the protein MIIEYITKYYDHIFSLFLDHFTIMVISLGIALAIALPVGFFLTKFKWLSVPILSVLGIIYAIPSMALFALLIPIAGLGMKPAIIALVAYNQIILVRNVMVGFQSINPSIVEAGKGMGLNSMQLFWKIQLPLALPVIIAGIRIATISTIAIATIAAWINAGGLGVLLFEGLYQNASHKIIIGTVLVAALALAMNYLLLKIENKAALKARGES